In the Acidobacteriota bacterium genome, ATGCGCCCCTCGAGCCGGCCGCGGGCCTGCTCGAATTCGCTTGGACGACGGGCGAAACGCTGTCCGCACAGGGCCAGACGAAAGTCGCTTCCCGAGTCCTGCAGGCGGTAAAGGGCCTGAAAGAAGGCCTGGGGGTCTTTGTCGTATTCCCAGCGCTGGTTCCACACGATCAGGGGCGGACTCGGCTTGCCGGCGGGCACCTCCTCAGGCAGCTCGACACCCACCGGCATGACCCGGCAGCGGCGCTTGAGCCGGGGGACGCGTCCCAGTTCGCGGTGTTCGGGAAAATGGCGCAGGAAGCCGGGCAGTTCCTCGAAGAAAGAGCGGCGGTGGAACTCGGAATTGAACCACACGGCATCGGCGGCCAGCATCGACGACAGGTTGACGAAGGCGTAGTGCTGATCGCGCTCTCCCAACTGACGCCGCATGGGGCCTGTGGAGGGGTCTTCAGGCAGCGGATAAGTGAGTTGGTTCTCGTGCATGTAGAGCAGGCAGGGCAGGTGGCCAAGGCGACGGCGCTGCAGGGCCAGAAAGGTGCTCAAATCGAGCATGTCGGTGGCTACCAGCAGGTCGAAGGAGCCGCTTGGACAGCGGCGGGCCAGCGTCAGAGCCCCTCCATGCATGCGCCACTTCCAATAGCGGGCGGGCAAGGTGAGCAGTTGGAGCTGATGGCGGGAGTTGCGCAGCAGACCTTCAGCCCAGGACTGATGGCTGCCCCCGTGGTAAGGAGACACCAGCAGGATGCGCAGAGGGCTGACTTGCTGCATGCCTTAGCGGACCAGTTCCAGGAACCTCTCGTTGCTGGGCGTCTGTTCGATCTTGCCGCGCAGCAGTTGCAGCGCTTCTTCGGCGCTGGTTTCGGCCAGCGCTCGCCGCAGCATGTCGACTTTTCGCTGGGCCTCGGGAGCGCGCAGCTTTTCCTCGCGGCGAGTGCCCGATAGGTGGATGTCGATGGCCGGCCAGATGCGCCGGTCGGCCAGTCCGCGGTGCAGATAGAGTTCCATGTTGCCGGTGCCCTTGAACTCTTCGAAGATCACGTCGTCCATGCGCGAGCCGGTGTCGATGAGGGCGGTGGCGATGATGGTGATGCTGCCGCCTTCTTCAAGCTTCCGGGCGGCGCCGAAGAACTCGCGCGGCTTGATCATGGTGTTGGCGTCAAGTCCGCCCGAGAGGGTGCGCCCCGATCCCCGGTTCTCGGTGTTGAAGGCCCGGGCCACGCGGGTCAGGCTGTCCAGAAGAATCACAACGTCCTTGCCGGCTTCCACCATGCGCCGCGAGCGTTCCAGCACCATTTCCACAATCTTGACGTGACGCTTGGGCGAATGATCGTTGGAGGAGTGGATGACCTCGGCGGGAGTGGCCCGCTTCATCTCGGTGACTTCCTCGGGACGCTCGTCGATGAGCATCATGAGCAAGTGGACCTCGGGATGGCTGTGGTGGATGGCGTTGGCCAGCTTTTGCAGCAGGATGGTCTTGCCCGTGCGGGGCGGCGCCACGATCAGTCCCCGCTGCCCCTTGCCGATGGGGGCCACCAGATCGAGGATGCGCATGCTGGTGTCGTTGCTCTGGTCGATTTCAAGCCGCTCGAAAGGATTGACGCTGGTCAGGCGGTTGAAGGCGGGACGCTTGGCGAAACTCTCGGGATCGGTGCCTTCCACCTTTTCCACTTCCTGCAGTTGCAGCTTGCCCTTGCGCTTGCCGGCTTTGCCTTCCACCATGCAGCCCGACTGCAGGTTGTTGTGGCGCACTACATGGGGCGGAACGAAAATATCGTCCTCGGCCGCCTGGAAGTTCTGCTCAGGATCGCGGACGAATCCGAAGCCGTCGGGCAAAACCTCCAGGATGCCCCTGACGGCCGTGTCGGCAGGTCCGGGAGCAGAGCGTGGACGCCCGCCGCGCTTGCCCCGCTGACCTCCTCCAGACTTGGGGGGCCGCCCTCCACGTCTGGGCTTCGAGTTCGACTTGGAACGGGCCTTTTTTTGTTTCTTGGGCTTGCGGCGGTAGGGCTTCTTTCCGCCACGACTGCTGCGGCCTTGGTCCGCGGATTTGTCCGTATTGTTCACCGTGACGATTCTCCAAGAGGGGTTCACGACCCCAAGTAACCGAAAAGAGCGCATGCGGGCCGACATAGGATTGCGGCAGTCACCGTGTCTCTTGGCCCGAGAAATGGCTTGGCGGCCCGTCCCTCACCCCTTTGCGTCTCGGAGAGGGGGGCCGCTGAATTGAGAACCTGCCATGCGCCCGGGAGCCTCCACCGACTCACCTCATGGCGCGCTGGAAGCGGTTTGTAAACCGAGGAGGGACTCCGCTGAGCCGCTCCCTGAAGGGCGGCGACGCCGGTCGCCGCGTAACCGCTTGGGTCCGAGACGCACGTTCAAACGTCCTATAGCATGTTGCAAGACTCACCGTTCTGTCAAACAAAAAGCGCTCCCGAGCCTGATCGAGGCTTCCTCGATGCATTCTCCCGTTGCCAGATGGAATGCAAATCGGCTAGACTGAATTCGCTATGAAAAATTCCATCCGGATGGTCTCAATGCTTTCCATCTGCCTGGGATTGCCCCTGCTGGCAGGCTACAAAATCCTGCCTCTGGAACCGAAGCCCGCCGCCGAGTACGAGGCCCACACCGATTTTCAGAACATCGTGATCGGGGCTCAAGCGGCCCTCAGCCAGGAGGCCGTGCTGTCCCTGTTCGACTCCAAGAAAGTGTTCGAGAAAGGTGTCTTGCCGGTGGTGGTGGTGATCGAGAACAACAACGATTTCCCCATACGGGTCAACGACCGCTCCATCTTTCTGATCCTCAATGACGGCACCAACCTGCGCTCCATACCCTTTGGAGAAGCCTTCCTGCAGGCGGTACTCAAGAAGGACCTGAGCCACTACTCGACAGAAGAGCGCATCATGATCACCG is a window encoding:
- a CDS encoding DUF3524 domain-containing protein codes for the protein MQQVSPLRILLVSPYHGGSHQSWAEGLLRNSRHQLQLLTLPARYWKWRMHGGALTLARRCPSGSFDLLVATDMLDLSTFLALQRRRLGHLPCLLYMHENQLTYPLPEDPSTGPMRRQLGERDQHYAFVNLSSMLAADAVWFNSEFHRRSFFEELPGFLRHFPEHRELGRVPRLKRRCRVMPVGVELPEEVPAGKPSPPLIVWNQRWEYDKDPQAFFQALYRLQDSGSDFRLALCGQRFARRPSEFEQARGRLEGRIVHEGFADRRTYRRLLDESSVVLSTACHEFFGISVLEAVGHGAFPVLPDRLSYPELIPREFHRHCLYQDQQGLDRRLKWAVDHPGAALQQAASLAEALRRYDWKQVSRLYDSGFLELRHSRMGAGRRNNEG
- the rho gene encoding transcription termination factor Rho, whose translation is MNNTDKSADQGRSSRGGKKPYRRKPKKQKKARSKSNSKPRRGGRPPKSGGGQRGKRGGRPRSAPGPADTAVRGILEVLPDGFGFVRDPEQNFQAAEDDIFVPPHVVRHNNLQSGCMVEGKAGKRKGKLQLQEVEKVEGTDPESFAKRPAFNRLTSVNPFERLEIDQSNDTSMRILDLVAPIGKGQRGLIVAPPRTGKTILLQKLANAIHHSHPEVHLLMMLIDERPEEVTEMKRATPAEVIHSSNDHSPKRHVKIVEMVLERSRRMVEAGKDVVILLDSLTRVARAFNTENRGSGRTLSGGLDANTMIKPREFFGAARKLEEGGSITIIATALIDTGSRMDDVIFEEFKGTGNMELYLHRGLADRRIWPAIDIHLSGTRREEKLRAPEAQRKVDMLRRALAETSAEEALQLLRGKIEQTPSNERFLELVR